In one Cottoperca gobio chromosome 12, fCotGob3.1, whole genome shotgun sequence genomic region, the following are encoded:
- the nefla gene encoding neurofilament light polypeptide has translation MSSIGYDPYYSASPYRRWYAEAPPRVAVTRGRTHSIYSSHASPQSSSRLQYSSPGRVLLSSSSQASSVELELSQAAQISSEFRTVRTQERSQLQDLNDRFAGFIERVRELEQQNRALEAELVLLRQRYNEPSRLRALYEQEARSLRAAVDEARAEQQAVLGQRERLEQTLSALQGRYEEEVMAREEAEGRLMEARREADQAALAKAELEKRIETLLDELAFLKRIHEGEVVELQAQVQLGVQVSVESEATAPDLSGALRDIRSQYERLAARNMHAAEEWFRGKVGSMTETVAQHSDAVRSSKDEAGEYRRQLQARLLEIDACRGLNESLEKQLHDMEDKQSAEIDAMHDTIAELESEQRGTKQEMARYLKEYQDLLNVKMALDIEIAAYRKLLEGEESRFSVGVSGGVSSLYSHSFSAPSFARPILSSMSSGTSYMMTSRLLSSSLSTSEGIMSASRAHQAEASPPGEEEEEDAAEVNKEEEQEEEENEEEGGEETEEKKEEEEKEDAEEGEEGEKEKEDEEEAKGDEDAKEGEEGGDEKEQMEEVTEASEDDGEKGDKGEGEKTEVKEEAQEEVKTEGDDKDDDAKEEEKEEKEEEKKSEEKEDKVDAKKDDKADDKDDKAAPKTDDKADAKKEKEEGKAVKPEAAEEKSTKGKK, from the exons ATGAGTAGCATCGGATATGACCCCTACTATTCCGCCTCGCCATACAGGCGCTGGTATGCCGAGGCTCCCCCTCGTGTCGCTGTGACCAGAGGGAGGACTCATTCCATCTACTCCTCCCATGCTTCCCCGCAGTCCTCCTCCCGTCTGCAGTACTCCTCTCCCGGCCGagtgctgctctcctcctcctcacaagCCTCTTCCGTGGAACTGGAACTCAGCCAGGCCGCCCAGATCAGCTCTGAATTCCGCACCGTACGCACCCAAGAGCGTAGCCAGCTGCAGGACCTCAACGACCGCTTTGCCGGCTTTATTGAGAGAGTGCGGGAGCTGGAGCAGCAGAACCGTGCTTTGGAGGCAGAGCTGGTGCTGCTGAGGCAGAGGTACAACGAGCCATCTCGCCTGAGGGCGCTGTATGAGCAAGAGGCCCGGTCCCTGAGGGCTGCCGTGGATGAGGCCAGGGCGGAACAACAAGCCGTCCTGGGACAGCGAGAGCGGCTGGAGCAAACCCTGAGCGCTCTGCAGGGTCGATATGAGGAGGAGGTGATGGCTCGCGAAGAGGCCGAGGGCAGGCTGATGGAAGCCCGTCGTGAGGCCGACCAGGCCGCCTTAGCTAAGGCCGAGCTGGAGAAGCGAATCGAAACTCTGCTGGACGAGCTGGCCTTCCTCAAGAGGATTCATGAAGGCGAGGTGGTTGAGCTCCAGGCCCAAGTTCAGCTGGGTGTCCAGGTATCAGTAGAGTCTGAGGCCACAGCTCCGGACCTCTCTGGAGCTCTCAGGGACATCCGGTCCCAGTATGAAAGGCTGGCAGCGAGAAACATGCATGCAGCAGAGGAGTGGTTCAGAGGCAAGGTGGGCTCCATGACTGAAACCGTGGCCCAGCACAGCGACGCCGTGAGAAGCTCCAAGGACGAAGCGGGAGAGTACCGACGCCAGCTCCAGGCTCGCCTGCTGGAGATCGACGCATGCAGAGGCCTCAACGAATCCCTGGAGAAACAGCTGCACGACATGGAGGACAAGCAGAGCGCTGAGATTGATGCTATGCAC GACACCATTGCAGAATTGGAGAGTGAGCAGAGGGGCACCAAACAGGAAATGGCACGCTACCTGAAAGAGTACCAGGACCTTCTGAACGTCAAGATGGCTCTGGACATCGAGATTGCTGCATACAG GAAGCTGCTGGAAGGGGAGGAGTCTCGCTTCAGTGTGGGAGTGTCTGGGGGTGTGTCCTCTCTGTACAGCCACAGTTTCTCAGCACCATCCTTCGCCCGGCCTATCCTCTCCAGCATGAGCTCTGGCACCTCCTACATGATGACATCACGCCTGCTCAGCTCCAGCCTCAGCACCAGTGAGGGGATAATGTCTGCAAGCCGCGCCCATCAAGCAGAGGCCAGCCCACctggggaagaggaggaggaggacgcgGCGGAGGTAAAcaaggaagaggagcaggaggaagaggagaacgaagaagagggaggagaggagacagaggagaaaaaagaggaagaggagaaagaggatgctgaagaaggagaggagggagagaaagagaaagaagatgaagaagaggcTAAGGGAGATGAAGATGctaaggagggagaagagg GTGGTGATGAGAAGGAGCAAATGGAAGAGGTGACAGAGGCCTCTGAAGATGATGGGGAGAAGGGTGacaaaggagaaggagagaagaccGAGGTTAAAGAGGAAGCACAAGAGGAAGTGAAAACAGAGGGAGATGACAAAGATGATGatgcaaaagaagaagaaaaagaggagaaggaagaggagaaaaaaagtgaagagaaagaagataAAGTGGATGCCAAGAAAGACGACAAAGCCGACGACAAAGACGACAAAGCCGCTCCGAAAACAGATGACAAAGCTGACGccaaaaaggagaaagaggaaggaaaagcaGTCAAACCTGAAGCTGCCGAAGAAAAGAGCACAAAGGGTAAAAAGTAA
- the pgam2 gene encoding phosphoglycerate mutase 2, protein MAAAHRLVIVRHGESAWNQENRFCGWFDADLSEKGMEEAKRGALAIKEAGLKFDVCYTSVLKRAVKTLWTIMEGTDQMWLPVIRTWRLNERHYGGLTGLNKAETAEKHGEEQVKIWRRSFDTPPPPMDKDHAYNKIISESRRYKNLKAGELPTCESLKDTIARALPFWNDVIAPEIKAGKNVIIAAHGNSLRGIVKHLEGMSDAAIMELNLPTGIPIVYELDANLKPIKPMAFLGDEETVKKAMEAVAAQGKAKK, encoded by the exons ATGGCTGCCGCACATCGTTTGGTTATTGTCCGCCATGGTGAGAGCGCCTGGAACCAAGAGAACCGCTTCTGCGGCTGGTTCGACGCTGACCTCAGTGAGAAGGGCATGGAGGAGGCCAAGCGTGGAGCCCTGGCTATCAAGGAGGCAGGCCTCAAGTTCGATGTGTGCTACACCTCTGTGCTGAAACGCGCCGTCAAGACCCTGTGGACCATCATGGAAGGCACGGACCAGATGTGGCTGCCCGTGATTCGTACCTGGCGTCTGAATGAGCGTCACTACGGAGGCCTCACTGGTCTCAACAAGGCCGAGACAGCGGAAAAGCACGGTGAGGAGCAGGTGAAGATCTGGCGCCGCTCCTTTGACACCCCACCTCCACCCATGGACAAGGACCACGCTTACAATAAAATCATCAGTGAG TCCCGGCGCTACAAGAACTTGAAGGCCGGTGAGCTCCCCACATGCGAGTCCCTAAAGGACACCATCGCCCGCGCCCTGCCTTTCTGGAACGACGTCATCGCACCTGAAATCAAGGCTGGAAAGAACGTTATCATCGCTGCCCACGGCAACAGCCTCCGTGGCATCGTCAAGCACTTGGAGG GTATGTCCGATGCAGCCATCATGGAGCTGAACCTGCCCACAGGAATCCCTATTGTGTACGAGCTGGACGCAAACCTGAAGCCTATTAAGCCCATGGCTTTCCTGGGTGATGAGGAAACCGTAAAGAAGGCCATGGAGGCCGTGGCCGCCCAGGGCAAAGCCAAGAAATAA